One window of the Amycolatopsis mediterranei genome contains the following:
- a CDS encoding biotin transporter BioY: MSSLSIAGKRPVLADLVPGSLVRDIALVAGGAVLTGAAAQLTIPVPGSPVPMTGQTFAALLVGASLGMSRGAASMLVYLLVGAIGVPWFQHGTAGLSGASAGYIVGFVFAGALVGALAGRGGDRTPVRTAGTMVLGNLVIYAFGVPWLMASTGFDLSTAFAKGVTPFLIGDAIKIVVAAGLLPLTWKLVSGRTQD, from the coding sequence GTGTCTTCGCTGTCCATCGCCGGCAAGCGGCCCGTGCTGGCCGACCTCGTCCCCGGTTCGCTCGTGCGGGACATCGCGCTGGTCGCCGGCGGTGCCGTGCTCACCGGCGCCGCCGCGCAGCTGACGATCCCGGTGCCGGGCAGCCCGGTGCCGATGACCGGCCAGACGTTCGCCGCGCTGCTCGTCGGCGCGTCGCTCGGCATGTCGCGCGGTGCCGCTTCGATGCTGGTGTACCTGCTGGTCGGCGCGATTGGTGTGCCGTGGTTCCAGCACGGCACGGCGGGCCTGTCGGGGGCGAGCGCCGGCTACATCGTCGGGTTCGTCTTCGCCGGCGCGCTGGTCGGCGCGCTCGCCGGTCGTGGCGGCGACCGGACGCCGGTCCGCACCGCGGGCACCATGGTCCTCGGCAACCTGGTGATCTACGCGTTCGGCGTGCCGTGGCTGATGGCGTCGACCGGGTTCGACCTGTCGACCGCGTTCGCCAAGGGCGTGACGCCGTTCCTGATCGGGGACGCGATCAAGATCGTCGTGGCCGCCGGTCTGCTGCCGCTGACCTGGAAGCTGGTCTCCGGCCGCACGCAGGACTGA
- a CDS encoding ATP-dependent DNA helicase, with translation MPARTDFPGVLELLTHAVESVGGAERPGQVQMADAVGRAIRTGEHLAVQAGTGTGKSLAYLVPAIRHAVEKEATVVVSTATIALQRQLVDRDLPRLAKALKKPLGREPTFAILKGRRNYMCLHRLDSGAPDEPEDAQLFDPFAVSRLGKEVTRLREWASDTETGDRDELVPGVTDQAWRQVSVTAKECLGASRCPIGTDCFAEKARAEAGRADVIVTNHALLAIDALQGYQVLPDHDVVIIDEAHDLVDRVTSVATGELTSAMCASAARRCGKLIDADVADGLLEAGDGLALIIDDLPAGRMDELPRPLQGAIPAIRDAAHRCITALGSDRKEDVEGATARKLARSLLDEVHDTAVRLLEAFDEDQAHQRDVVWLSGDKYSSNPRPPALKVAPLGVAGLLRERVFNQHTTILTSATLTLGGTFDTMARQWGLPPGAARVEQAPGAATEKEAPSDDSGPKWTGLDVGSPFDHRRNGILYLAKHLPPPGRDGLTSSTMDELAELIEAAGGRTLGLFSSMRAAKQATEEMRERLDFPILCQGDDATSLLVQKFSEDVRTCLFGTLSLWQGVDVPGPSLQLVVVDRIPFPRPDDPVSSARQRAVEARGGNGFLTVAATHAALLLAQGTGRLHRSVTDRGVVAVLDSRLANARYGGFLRASLPPFWPTMDPKVVREALRRLDAAAPA, from the coding sequence GTGCCCGCCCGAACCGATTTCCCCGGCGTCCTCGAACTCCTCACCCACGCGGTGGAGTCCGTAGGCGGTGCCGAACGCCCAGGGCAGGTGCAGATGGCCGACGCCGTCGGCCGCGCCATCCGCACCGGCGAACACCTGGCCGTGCAGGCCGGCACCGGCACCGGCAAGTCGCTGGCCTACCTCGTGCCCGCGATCCGGCACGCCGTCGAGAAGGAAGCCACGGTCGTGGTCTCCACGGCCACGATCGCGCTGCAGCGCCAGCTCGTCGACCGTGACCTCCCACGCCTGGCGAAGGCGCTGAAGAAGCCGCTCGGCCGCGAGCCGACCTTCGCGATCCTCAAGGGCCGCCGCAACTACATGTGCCTGCACCGGCTGGATTCCGGCGCGCCGGACGAGCCGGAGGACGCCCAGCTGTTCGACCCGTTCGCGGTGTCCCGGCTGGGCAAGGAGGTCACGCGGCTGCGGGAGTGGGCGTCGGACACCGAAACCGGCGACCGCGACGAGCTCGTTCCCGGCGTCACCGACCAGGCGTGGCGTCAGGTTTCGGTGACGGCGAAGGAATGTCTCGGCGCTTCACGCTGTCCGATCGGCACGGACTGCTTCGCCGAGAAGGCCCGCGCCGAAGCCGGCCGCGCCGACGTCATCGTCACCAACCACGCGCTGCTGGCGATCGACGCGCTGCAGGGCTACCAGGTTCTGCCGGACCACGACGTGGTGATCATCGACGAGGCCCACGACCTGGTCGACCGGGTCACCTCGGTGGCCACCGGCGAGCTGACCAGCGCGATGTGCGCGTCGGCCGCGCGCCGCTGCGGAAAACTCATCGACGCCGACGTCGCCGACGGCCTGCTGGAAGCGGGTGACGGGCTGGCCCTGATCATCGACGACCTGCCCGCGGGCCGGATGGACGAGCTGCCCCGGCCGCTGCAGGGCGCGATCCCGGCGATCCGCGACGCCGCACACCGGTGCATCACGGCGCTGGGTTCCGACCGCAAGGAAGACGTCGAGGGGGCCACGGCGCGCAAGCTGGCGCGGTCGCTGCTCGACGAGGTGCACGACACCGCCGTCCGGCTGCTGGAGGCGTTCGACGAGGACCAGGCGCACCAGCGCGACGTCGTCTGGCTCTCCGGCGACAAGTACTCGTCGAACCCGCGGCCACCGGCGCTGAAGGTGGCGCCGCTGGGCGTCGCCGGCCTGCTGCGGGAGCGGGTGTTCAACCAGCACACGACGATCCTGACGTCGGCGACGCTGACGCTGGGCGGCACGTTCGACACCATGGCGCGCCAGTGGGGGCTCCCGCCGGGCGCGGCCCGGGTGGAACAGGCGCCCGGAGCCGCCACGGAGAAGGAAGCGCCGTCGGACGACTCGGGCCCGAAGTGGACCGGACTGGACGTCGGCTCGCCGTTCGACCACCGGCGCAACGGGATCCTGTACCTCGCCAAGCACCTGCCGCCACCGGGGCGCGACGGCCTCACGTCGTCCACAATGGACGAACTGGCCGAGCTGATCGAGGCCGCGGGCGGGCGCACGCTGGGCCTGTTTTCCTCGATGCGGGCGGCCAAGCAGGCCACGGAGGAGATGCGGGAACGGCTGGACTTCCCGATCCTGTGCCAGGGCGACGACGCAACGTCGCTGCTGGTCCAGAAGTTCTCCGAAGACGTCCGCACGTGCCTGTTCGGCACGTTGAGCCTGTGGCAGGGCGTGGACGTCCCCGGGCCGTCACTGCAGCTCGTGGTGGTCGACCGGATCCCGTTCCCGCGCCCGGACGACCCGGTGTCCTCGGCGCGGCAGCGCGCGGTGGAAGCCCGCGGCGGCAACGGGTTCCTCACCGTGGCGGCCACGCACGCGGCGCTGCTGCTGGCGCAGGGCACCGGGCGGCTGCACCGGTCGGTCACCGACCGCGGCGTGGTGGCAGTGCTGGATTCGCGGCTGGCGAACGCCCGCTACGGCGGTTTCCTGCGTGCGTCGCTGCCGCCGTTCTGGCCCACCATGGACCCGAAGGTGGTGCGGGAGGCACTGCGCCGGCTGGACGCAGCCGCGCCCGCGTGA
- a CDS encoding OsmC family protein, whose protein sequence is MTLEVERTGEHAFVGRNDRGAEVRLGRAGAEGAFSPAELLQIAAAGCSAVTAEELITRRIGEDAKFRVAVSADRREGASELDAVHVAFDVDVSTLTADQRDALAGAVDRAIDRLCTVSRTLKKGIPVTEEFPS, encoded by the coding sequence ATGACACTGGAAGTGGAACGCACGGGCGAGCACGCGTTCGTCGGGCGCAACGACCGGGGCGCGGAGGTCCGGCTGGGCCGGGCGGGCGCCGAAGGGGCCTTCTCGCCCGCCGAACTGCTCCAGATCGCGGCGGCGGGCTGCAGCGCGGTGACCGCGGAAGAGCTGATCACGCGGCGGATCGGCGAAGACGCGAAGTTCCGCGTCGCCGTCAGCGCCGATCGGCGTGAGGGCGCTTCGGAACTGGACGCCGTCCACGTCGCTTTCGATGTCGATGTGTCGACTTTGACCGCGGATCAGCGGGACGCGCTGGCCGGTGCCGTGGACCGGGCGATCGACCGGCTCTGCACGGTGAGCCGGACGCTCAAGAAGGGGATTCCGGTGACCGAGGAGTTTCCGAGCTAG
- a CDS encoding aminoacyl-tRNA hydrolase produces MSSVLDPLGVRYAFWLGLPAEDTSDTSDELPEEVRAMPVILRIERAEPPGRTPLLEAAAAAALAVCLDERAQPGGEWAEPMHAWLDNRIRKVARRARGAHWAAVQELPGITVEVDGAEARALLPGLVTETPKEVARLQISGSELPPDEPGPLPDGVPLLLLNPHVPMTVGKGAAQVGHATMILAALLGDAERAAWADRGFRVAVRAASVAQWKELHPGDDPEGAWRRDRVIAVRDAGFTEVDPGTITVLAQWAPEQAAP; encoded by the coding sequence GTGAGCAGCGTTCTCGACCCCCTGGGCGTCCGCTACGCCTTCTGGCTGGGGCTTCCGGCCGAAGACACGTCGGACACCTCCGACGAGCTCCCCGAGGAAGTCCGCGCGATGCCGGTCATCCTCCGCATCGAACGCGCCGAGCCGCCGGGGCGCACGCCGCTGCTGGAGGCGGCGGCCGCGGCGGCGCTGGCGGTGTGCCTCGACGAGCGTGCCCAGCCCGGCGGCGAGTGGGCCGAGCCGATGCACGCCTGGCTCGACAACCGGATCCGCAAGGTCGCGCGGCGGGCGCGGGGCGCGCACTGGGCGGCCGTCCAGGAGCTGCCGGGCATCACCGTCGAGGTCGACGGCGCCGAGGCACGGGCCCTCCTGCCGGGGCTGGTCACCGAGACCCCCAAGGAAGTCGCGCGGCTGCAGATCTCCGGCAGTGAACTGCCGCCGGACGAGCCGGGCCCGCTCCCGGACGGTGTCCCGCTGCTGCTGCTCAACCCGCACGTGCCGATGACGGTCGGCAAGGGGGCCGCCCAGGTCGGGCACGCGACGATGATCCTCGCCGCGTTGCTGGGCGACGCCGAGCGGGCGGCCTGGGCCGATCGCGGCTTCCGGGTCGCCGTGCGCGCGGCGAGCGTCGCGCAGTGGAAGGAACTGCACCCGGGTGACGACCCGGAGGGCGCGTGGCGGCGGGACCGCGTCATCGCCGTGCGGGACGCCGGGTTCACCGAGGTCGACCCGGGCACGATCACGGTGCTGGCCCAGTGGGCGCCGGAACAAGCGGCCCCCTGA
- the serB gene encoding phosphoserine phosphatase SerB, translating into MTQTPVLITTTGPDKPGVSSVLFAVLTRHDVDVLDVEQVVIRGQLVLGVLAGVYRDPEGLQETVEQAMASVGMQVDVKIGSAIGDDPFALGRRDSSHVLVVLGRPVTARGFSEVARRLASLGANIDAIRSVADYPVTGLELYVSVDQDTPQADAELRSELADAAVEAGVDIAVERAGITRRAKRLVVFDVDSTLIQGEVIEMLGAHAGVEPEIREITEAAMRGELNFTESLERRVALLAGLPATAIDEVAASIELTPGARTTIRTLKRMGFRTGVVSGGFTQVIDGLVEELGLDFAVANELEIVDGKLTGKVVGDVVDRAGKAKVLRRFAAEYDIPLEQCVAVGDGANDIDMLSAAGMGVAFNAKPALREVADTALSHPYLDAVLFVLGLTRGEVEAADAADGLELMRP; encoded by the coding sequence GTGACCCAGACCCCCGTCCTGATCACGACGACCGGCCCCGACAAACCGGGTGTCTCGTCCGTGCTGTTCGCCGTGCTGACCCGGCACGACGTCGACGTGCTCGACGTCGAGCAGGTGGTCATCCGCGGGCAGCTCGTGCTCGGGGTGCTCGCCGGGGTCTACCGCGACCCGGAGGGCCTGCAGGAGACGGTCGAGCAGGCGATGGCGTCCGTCGGCATGCAGGTCGACGTCAAGATCGGCTCGGCGATCGGGGACGACCCGTTCGCGCTCGGCCGCCGGGACTCCTCCCACGTGCTGGTGGTGCTGGGCCGCCCGGTGACCGCGCGGGGCTTTTCCGAGGTCGCGCGCCGGCTGGCCTCGCTGGGCGCCAACATCGATGCCATCCGCAGCGTCGCCGACTACCCCGTGACCGGGCTCGAGCTGTACGTCTCGGTCGACCAGGACACGCCGCAAGCCGACGCCGAGCTGCGGTCCGAGCTCGCCGACGCCGCCGTCGAGGCGGGGGTCGACATCGCCGTGGAGCGGGCCGGCATCACGCGCCGGGCGAAGCGGCTCGTCGTGTTCGACGTGGACTCGACCCTGATCCAGGGCGAGGTCATCGAGATGCTGGGCGCGCACGCCGGGGTCGAGCCGGAGATCCGCGAGATCACCGAAGCGGCCATGCGCGGCGAGCTGAACTTCACCGAGTCGCTGGAGCGGCGGGTCGCGCTGCTGGCCGGTCTGCCCGCGACGGCGATCGACGAGGTCGCCGCGTCGATCGAGCTGACCCCGGGCGCCCGCACCACGATCCGGACGCTCAAGCGGATGGGCTTCCGCACCGGCGTCGTCTCGGGCGGCTTCACCCAGGTCATCGACGGCCTGGTGGAGGAGCTGGGACTCGACTTCGCGGTGGCGAACGAGCTCGAGATCGTCGACGGCAAGCTCACCGGGAAGGTCGTCGGTGACGTCGTCGACCGCGCGGGCAAGGCGAAGGTGCTTCGCCGCTTCGCCGCCGAGTACGACATCCCGCTCGAGCAGTGCGTTGCCGTCGGGGACGGCGCCAACGACATCGACATGCTCTCGGCCGCGGGCATGGGCGTCGCGTTCAACGCGAAGCCGGCGCTGCGCGAGGTGGCCGACACCGCGCTGTCGCACCCGTACCTCGACGCCGTGCTGTTCGTGCTCGGCCTCACCCGCGGCGAGGTCGAAGCGGCCGACGCCGCCGACGGGCTCGAGCTGATGCGTCCGTGA
- the ctaD gene encoding cytochrome c oxidase subunit I yields MTAVAPKPIATRPYPARESVKGSYLLRLFRTTDHKQIGIMYLVTSFAFFMAGGAMAMLIRTELARPGQQFLSQEQYNQLFTMHGTVMLLLYATPILFGFANFVLPLQIGSPDVAFPRLNAFSYWLYLFGGLIVLSGFLTPGGAADFGWFAYTPLSDAIHSPGVGADLWISGLVVSGLGTILGAVNMITTVVCLRAPGMTMYRMPIFTWNILVTSILILLAFPILTAALMGLLADRHLGAHVFDPENGGVILWQHLFWFFGHPEVYIVALPFFGIVSEIFPVFSRKPLFGYKSLVWATLAIAALSVAVWAHHMYATGAVLLPFFSFMTFLIAVPTGIKFFNWIGTMWKGQLSFETPMIFSMGFIVTFLFGGLTGILLAAPAIDFHVSDSYFVVAHFHYVLYGTIVFATFAGIYFWFPKITGRMMDEKLGKWHFWTTFIGFHGTFLVQHWLGAEGMPRRYADYLTSDGFTTLNTISTIGAYILGASTLPFIWNVFKSYRYGEIVTVDDPWGYGNSLEWATSCPPPRHNFTELPRIRSERPAFELHYPHMIERIHNEGEIGFFGKQKVNSHAAPSQLLTEAVIPGDHSNDNASEQGEK; encoded by the coding sequence GTGACGGCCGTAGCCCCCAAGCCGATCGCCACGCGCCCGTACCCCGCGCGCGAGTCGGTTAAGGGTTCGTACCTGCTGCGGTTGTTCCGCACGACGGACCACAAGCAGATCGGGATCATGTACCTGGTCACGTCGTTCGCCTTCTTCATGGCGGGCGGCGCGATGGCCATGCTGATCCGCACCGAGCTGGCGCGGCCCGGGCAGCAGTTCCTGTCCCAGGAGCAGTACAACCAGCTGTTCACCATGCACGGCACGGTGATGCTGCTGCTGTACGCGACCCCGATCCTCTTCGGCTTCGCGAACTTCGTGCTGCCGCTGCAGATCGGCTCGCCGGACGTCGCCTTCCCGCGGCTGAACGCGTTCTCGTACTGGCTGTACCTCTTCGGCGGCCTGATCGTGCTGTCCGGCTTCCTGACGCCCGGTGGCGCCGCCGACTTCGGCTGGTTCGCCTACACCCCGCTGTCGGACGCCATCCACTCGCCGGGTGTCGGCGCGGACCTGTGGATCTCCGGCCTGGTCGTCTCCGGTCTCGGCACCATCCTCGGCGCGGTCAACATGATCACCACCGTGGTCTGCCTGCGCGCGCCGGGCATGACGATGTACCGGATGCCGATCTTCACCTGGAACATCCTGGTGACGTCGATCCTGATCCTGCTCGCCTTCCCGATCCTGACCGCGGCCCTGATGGGCCTGCTGGCGGACCGGCACCTCGGGGCGCACGTGTTCGACCCCGAAAACGGCGGCGTGATCCTCTGGCAGCACCTGTTCTGGTTCTTCGGCCATCCCGAGGTGTACATCGTCGCGCTGCCGTTCTTCGGCATCGTGTCGGAGATCTTCCCGGTGTTCAGCCGCAAGCCGCTGTTCGGCTACAAGAGCCTGGTCTGGGCGACGCTGGCCATCGCGGCGCTGTCGGTCGCGGTGTGGGCGCACCACATGTACGCCACCGGCGCCGTGCTGCTGCCGTTCTTCTCCTTCATGACGTTCCTGATCGCCGTCCCGACCGGCATCAAGTTCTTCAACTGGATCGGCACGATGTGGAAGGGCCAGCTGTCCTTCGAGACGCCGATGATCTTCTCGATGGGCTTCATCGTCACGTTCCTCTTCGGCGGCCTGACCGGCATCCTGCTGGCCGCGCCGGCGATCGACTTCCACGTGTCGGACAGCTACTTCGTCGTCGCGCACTTCCACTACGTGCTCTACGGCACGATCGTGTTCGCCACCTTCGCCGGCATCTACTTCTGGTTCCCGAAGATCACCGGCCGGATGATGGACGAGAAGCTCGGCAAGTGGCACTTCTGGACCACGTTCATCGGCTTCCACGGCACGTTCCTCGTCCAGCACTGGCTGGGTGCCGAGGGCATGCCGCGCCGGTACGCGGACTACCTGACCAGTGACGGCTTCACCACGCTGAACACGATCTCCACGATCGGCGCGTACATCCTCGGTGCCTCGACGCTGCCGTTCATCTGGAACGTCTTCAAGAGCTACCGGTACGGCGAGATCGTCACGGTGGACGACCCGTGGGGCTACGGCAACTCGCTCGAGTGGGCGACCTCCTGCCCGCCGCCGCGGCACAACTTCACCGAGCTGCCCCGGATCCGCTCCGAGCGGCCCGCGTTCGAGCTGCACTACCCGCACATGATCGAGCGCATCCACAACGAGGGTGAGATCGGCTTCTTCGGGAAGCAGAAGGTCAACAGCCACGCGGCGCCTTCGCAGCTGCTCACCGAAGCGGTGATCCCGGGAGACCACTCCAACGACAACGCGAGCGAGCAAGGCGAAAAGTAG
- a CDS encoding aminoglycoside phosphotransferase family protein, producing the protein MADEYTRAAVRAARAVTARLGLPGHDPEVLHERSNVLVKLGSLVARVPATTRLLRPEPAAWLARDVALSRFLTDRGVLVVSPAADPPAGPHFADGLPVTLWHHTPHDPAHRYAPDVVARSLAEVHAALREYPGELPRRGPLDDLERLLGRYDLDPRLRAEAARIEATLPDGPVQPLHGDAHPGNLIATAAGPCWLDFEDTWLGPLAWDLAILARQGGPEYLAAYPGSVSDEALRAYTRLRELFAVAWRFVIARRFPHRLPEARSALAAYFSLS; encoded by the coding sequence GTGGCCGACGAGTACACCCGTGCGGCGGTGCGCGCGGCCCGCGCCGTGACCGCCCGGCTGGGGCTGCCCGGCCACGATCCCGAAGTACTCCACGAGCGCTCGAACGTGCTGGTGAAGCTGGGTTCGCTGGTCGCCAGGGTGCCCGCGACGACCCGGCTGCTCCGCCCGGAACCGGCGGCCTGGCTGGCCCGGGACGTCGCGCTCTCGAGGTTCCTCACCGACCGTGGTGTGCTCGTCGTCTCACCCGCCGCGGATCCCCCGGCCGGGCCGCACTTCGCGGACGGCCTGCCGGTCACGCTCTGGCACCACACCCCGCACGATCCGGCTCACCGGTACGCCCCGGACGTCGTCGCGCGCTCGCTCGCCGAGGTGCACGCGGCCCTGCGCGAGTACCCGGGCGAACTGCCCCGCCGCGGGCCGCTGGACGACCTGGAGCGGCTCCTCGGCCGGTACGACCTCGACCCCCGCTTGCGGGCGGAAGCCGCGCGGATCGAAGCCACGCTGCCGGACGGGCCCGTTCAGCCGCTGCACGGCGACGCGCACCCCGGCAACCTGATCGCGACCGCGGCCGGGCCGTGCTGGCTGGACTTCGAGGACACCTGGCTGGGCCCGCTCGCCTGGGACCTCGCCATCCTGGCCCGGCAAGGCGGCCCGGAGTACCTGGCCGCCTACCCCGGCTCGGTGTCCGACGAGGCCCTTCGCGCGTACACGCGGTTGCGGGAACTCTTCGCCGTGGCATGGCGCTTCGTGATCGCCCGGCGGTTCCCGCACCGGCTTCCCGAAGCCCGCTCCGCGCTCGCTGCCTACTTCTCGCTCTCGTGA
- a CDS encoding alpha/beta fold hydrolase, which yields MTELPLVLLHAFPLDSRMWNAVREPLASHLRVITPDQRGLGRSPLPESDREPSLEDAARDVVALLDRLDLDRVVLGGCSMGGYLAMAVLRLAPERVGGLVLIDTKAGPDTPEAAQTRLDVAARVEQEGTETWLAEANLPNLLAASTRERRPELVETVREIIESQPPAGISWTALALRTRPDSLDLLRDSGVPALVVVGEEDPITPIAAASEMAGVMDGATLVVLPEAGHLTPLEDPAGVVEAILSWYPATHESEK from the coding sequence ATGACCGAACTGCCACTGGTCCTCCTCCACGCCTTTCCCCTGGATTCCCGCATGTGGAACGCGGTGCGCGAGCCCCTCGCTTCACACCTTCGGGTGATCACACCCGACCAGCGCGGGCTCGGCCGCTCGCCGCTGCCGGAGTCCGATCGCGAACCGAGCCTCGAGGACGCCGCGCGGGACGTCGTCGCCCTGCTCGACCGGCTGGACCTCGACCGCGTCGTGCTCGGCGGCTGCTCGATGGGCGGCTACCTCGCGATGGCCGTGCTGCGGCTCGCGCCGGAGCGGGTCGGCGGGCTGGTGCTCATCGACACCAAGGCCGGGCCCGATACCCCCGAAGCCGCCCAGACCCGGCTGGACGTCGCGGCCCGCGTCGAGCAGGAGGGCACCGAAACCTGGCTCGCCGAGGCGAACCTGCCGAACCTGCTGGCCGCGTCGACGCGCGAACGGCGTCCCGAGCTCGTCGAGACGGTCCGGGAGATCATCGAATCCCAGCCGCCCGCCGGCATCTCGTGGACGGCGCTCGCGCTGCGGACCCGGCCGGACTCGCTCGACCTGCTGCGGGACTCCGGCGTTCCCGCCCTGGTCGTCGTCGGGGAGGAGGACCCGATCACGCCGATCGCGGCGGCGAGCGAGATGGCCGGGGTGATGGACGGCGCGACGCTCGTGGTGCTCCCCGAAGCCGGTCACCTGACCCCGCTCGAAGACCCCGCGGGGGTGGTCGAGGCGATCCTCTCCTGGTACCCGGCGACTCACGAGAGCGAGAAGTAG
- a CDS encoding GNAT family N-acetyltransferase, with protein sequence MRVILSDPLASFADVFTDIETDRLLLRPPHEADRQAMVDIHTDPRTNRFHPDPPDVPRASAMFSDWLAHWAEHGFGYPAVLERGGTEVIGMCGVRLREFHGEKVLNLGYRFRPSAWGKGYAVEAGQAVLEWCARELPSVPVLASVSIANKPSLRVAERLGFTEYTEEMYDGAMSRHYRR encoded by the coding sequence ATGCGCGTCATTTTGTCGGACCCCCTCGCTAGCTTCGCCGATGTGTTCACCGACATCGAAACCGACCGGCTCCTGCTGCGGCCGCCCCACGAGGCGGACCGGCAGGCGATGGTCGACATCCACACCGACCCCCGGACCAACCGCTTCCACCCCGACCCACCCGACGTCCCGCGCGCGTCGGCGATGTTCTCGGACTGGCTGGCCCACTGGGCCGAGCACGGCTTCGGCTACCCCGCGGTCCTCGAACGCGGCGGCACCGAGGTGATCGGCATGTGCGGCGTGCGGCTGCGCGAGTTCCACGGCGAGAAGGTCCTGAACCTCGGCTACCGGTTCCGGCCGTCGGCGTGGGGGAAGGGGTACGCGGTGGAGGCGGGGCAGGCGGTCCTGGAGTGGTGCGCCCGCGAGCTGCCGTCCGTGCCGGTGCTGGCGAGCGTGAGCATCGCGAACAAGCCATCGCTGCGGGTGGCCGAGCGGCTGGGCTTCACGGAGTACACGGAGGAGATGTACGACGGCGCGATGTCCCGCCACTACCGGCGCTGA